Proteins encoded in a region of the Elusimicrobiota bacterium genome:
- the lolA gene encoding Outer-membrane lipoprotein carrier protein, with product MNRLFRLKVWRGIPFFFSGLLVLIVLKSSAGAATDLGRVLLELENREKTMTSLSFDFSQEVEFTQMNNKSFLSGHALFGKGGKLRISKVTPEKQVTISDGKKVWVYNPSAKQVWEGGAKKWMESSQLPKGLLTFNNYVADLKKNFDLKLVDEAAGEPHQVGIDATPKNKNLGYTMRLIISTDLWLPIKTLYLSETAHVETRLSQHQINPKVAVSDFKFSAPAGVDIIPFN from the coding sequence ATGAACCGGCTTTTTCGCTTGAAAGTTTGGAGAGGAATACCGTTTTTCTTCTCTGGATTGTTGGTGTTAATAGTCCTTAAATCTTCAGCTGGGGCCGCCACTGATTTGGGGCGGGTTCTGCTGGAACTTGAGAATCGGGAAAAGACCATGACGTCTTTGAGTTTTGATTTTTCTCAAGAAGTTGAATTTACTCAGATGAACAATAAATCTTTTCTTTCAGGGCATGCGCTTTTTGGAAAAGGGGGGAAATTGCGTATCTCCAAAGTAACCCCCGAAAAACAAGTCACCATTTCAGATGGTAAAAAGGTATGGGTGTATAATCCATCCGCCAAACAAGTCTGGGAAGGCGGGGCGAAAAAATGGATGGAGTCCTCTCAACTTCCCAAGGGGTTGTTAACATTTAATAATTATGTCGCGGACCTTAAAAAGAATTTCGATCTTAAACTGGTTGATGAGGCAGCGGGTGAACCCCATCAAGTGGGTATTGACGCTACTCCCAAAAACAAAAACCTTGGATATACCATGAGGCTCATCATTTCCACAGATCTATGGCTTCCGATAAAAACTCTCTATTTATCGGAAACCGCCCATGTGGAAACACGGTTGTCCCAACACCAGATTAATCCGAAAGTGGCTGTATCCGATTTTAAATTCTCCGCGCCGGCCGGTGTGGATATCATTCCGTTTAACTGA
- the pgsA_1 gene encoding CDP-diacylglycerol--glycerol-3-phosphate 3-phosphatidyltransferase, translating into MKINLPTQLTLLRLILIPFFLIFTINDNLVTRIAALIIFIGASITDLYDGKLARDRGEVTTLGIFLDPLADKFLIASAFVAFVQLSDIYIPAWMVILILGREFLITGLRALAASKGRVLPAQPAGKFKTTSQIVTIIVILIILCLNSYFERYGGFPLELTRQESVLSLVVWFMKGGPYWLTFGTTLLTIFSGYLYVRSNIDLLHEDGKPHSS; encoded by the coding sequence ATGAAAATCAATCTGCCAACACAGCTTACGCTGCTGCGTCTTATTCTAATTCCCTTTTTTCTGATTTTTACAATCAACGATAACCTGGTCACGCGTATCGCCGCGTTGATTATTTTTATTGGCGCCAGCATCACGGACCTTTATGACGGTAAACTGGCTCGCGATCGGGGTGAAGTCACAACACTCGGTATTTTTCTCGACCCTCTGGCAGACAAGTTCCTGATTGCTTCCGCTTTTGTGGCCTTCGTTCAATTGTCTGATATTTATATTCCAGCCTGGATGGTCATTTTAATTTTGGGGAGAGAATTTTTAATCACCGGTTTGCGGGCCTTGGCCGCCTCTAAAGGGCGTGTACTTCCCGCTCAGCCGGCCGGAAAATTTAAAACCACGTCCCAAATCGTGACGATCATTGTCATTTTGATTATCCTGTGTTTGAACTCTTATTTTGAGCGCTATGGCGGATTTCCCCTGGAGCTGACGCGCCAAGAATCGGTTCTGTCCCTGGTGGTTTGGTTCATGAAAGGGGGCCCCTATTGGTTAACTTTCGGGACCACCTTGCTCACCATTTTTTCCGGCTATCTCTACGTCAGGTCCAACATCGATTTGCTGCATGAAGACGGAAAACCCCACTCCTCATAA
- the recA gene encoding Protein RecA has product MSVVEKKKSEQPVTKEDKERSLKLALAQIEKTYGKEAVMRLGEKAHEKIEVIPTGALALDLAIGVGGIPRGRVIEIYGPESSGKSTLCMSIVAQAQKRGGTAAYIDAEHSMDPVYAKKLGVDIDNLLISQPDSGEQALEITEQLVRSGAVEIIIIDSTAALVPKSEIEGEMGQASVGVQARLMSQALRKLTALLNKSKTTVIFINQLRQKIGVMYGNPETTPGGLALKFYASVRLDIRRVEAIKEGEVVVGNHVRVKVVKNKVAPPFRQAEFDIYFGSGIARESGLLELGAQNGVVEKSGAWYVFKGEKLGQGRENASDYLKANPKLANEIEQAIHQQFAAAEKKEADDKATQVEKAIESAKAKAAETKKSVASTGKK; this is encoded by the coding sequence ATGTCAGTAGTTGAAAAAAAGAAATCGGAACAACCCGTCACAAAAGAAGACAAAGAGCGGTCATTGAAGTTGGCCCTCGCGCAAATCGAAAAGACCTATGGTAAAGAAGCAGTCATGCGTTTGGGGGAAAAAGCCCATGAAAAAATAGAAGTGATACCCACCGGAGCTTTGGCGCTGGACTTGGCCATTGGGGTGGGCGGTATCCCTCGGGGCCGCGTGATTGAGATCTATGGGCCTGAATCATCGGGCAAATCAACGCTCTGTATGAGCATTGTGGCTCAAGCCCAAAAGAGGGGCGGAACCGCGGCTTATATTGATGCCGAACATTCCATGGATCCTGTTTACGCCAAAAAATTGGGCGTCGACATTGATAACTTGCTCATATCCCAGCCGGATTCAGGGGAACAAGCCCTTGAAATCACGGAACAATTGGTTCGCTCTGGCGCGGTCGAGATCATCATCATCGACTCCACGGCGGCCTTGGTTCCTAAGTCTGAAATTGAAGGGGAAATGGGGCAGGCCTCGGTGGGAGTTCAGGCTCGGCTGATGTCTCAGGCTCTGCGCAAGTTAACGGCTCTTCTCAACAAATCCAAAACCACGGTTATTTTCATCAATCAATTGCGTCAAAAAATTGGCGTGATGTATGGCAATCCTGAAACCACTCCAGGCGGCTTGGCGCTGAAGTTTTATGCCAGCGTTCGTTTGGATATTCGACGGGTGGAGGCCATCAAAGAAGGCGAAGTGGTGGTTGGAAACCATGTTCGGGTCAAAGTGGTCAAGAACAAAGTGGCGCCGCCTTTCAGGCAAGCTGAATTCGATATTTATTTCGGCAGCGGAATTGCCCGCGAATCGGGGCTTCTTGAACTGGGCGCTCAAAATGGGGTGGTCGAAAAATCAGGCGCTTGGTATGTGTTCAAGGGTGAAAAATTGGGGCAAGGCCGTGAGAATGCCTCTGATTACTTGAAAGCCAACCCCAAATTGGCCAATGAGATTGAACAAGCCATTCATCAGCAGTTCGCCGCGGCCGAGAAGAAAGAAGCCGACGACAAAGCGACCCAGGTTGAAAAGGCCATTGAATCGGCGAAAGCCAAAGCCGCTGAAACAAAAAAATCGGTGGCTTCGACAGGTAAAAAATAG